In Rhopalosiphum padi isolate XX-2018 chromosome 3, ASM2088224v1, whole genome shotgun sequence, the genomic stretch tacataattaatatacaataagtatgATATTTTTTGAACAAATGTTGCAAAAGGAGAAACTGAATTCATTGACCCATACATACATAATTgttgtaatactattatttgagAATGATAGGAaagaatcataaattattaatctttattttatatattattgtgatacatattatgtacctacaaagtataataatgtaaaactaaaatatcattagtacaattttttttacctgtattgtttaaataattaactctctttattttaatacctacataccATTTCACTGTGAGAAAATTAAGGATAGCAACACATACTACAAGTGAACGTGGTAGATATTTGATCGATAAACATTTACACCAATCAAGATCAaccatttttgtaatttagatGATAGGTAAATAGGAACTAAGTCATACTTCGGTGACTGAAGTTCAGTCGTTCactgaaattatttatacagtttatgtCAAACATTGGGACTGAGCGCATGAGCGGAAATACATGACGAGATTAAATATCAGAAAGATAAACTAGTACATATACAAATGGAAGTGAATAAGTAATAGCTCGAAAAAAATCTATCGTTGGGATAAGTAGTTATTGTACAACACTCACTTGATTGTTCATTTCATCAAATGCACGTTTGTCAATGTTATCGGTGCTGTCGCCTCTGTTGTCTCCGTCTTCTGGTTCGTTCATGTCCTTGGCGTTGTAATCGCACATCGTGCCGGCGTTTATCGGGTCGATTTGAAAAAGAAATCTGTTGTAGTGTTGTACGCAGAGGTGTGCGATCGCTTCGCTTGACGGGCCACACGAGCGTCGTCGAACGATCTTCGTAATGGCTGCTGCTGCAGCGGTACCGGACGGAATGAAACAACCGTTCAACGAGCGgtgagaaataaaacaaaatataaaccgACCGAACGAACAACGTTTGATTAGCACGTCGTATTAATCGTATTATTCGtcacaaaaacatattatttatcacgATAGTAAGCGGTTTTGATAAAAGTATGAGTAAACGGTATAGATCGcgacaattaaatttaataattcatcgTCTACTCGGCGATAGTATAAAGCGTGATAGGCGTGTGGAGGTAGCCATCATGACGTGTGACCAATGGCGTTGCGCGCGCTCCGTAAACTAACGTTGCGCGGTTTTTCAAACGGACGGGGCGCGTACAACACGGTTGTCGTGAGTTATCTATTGCGcacttacatttattattatttttttctacatataaacacataaatatataatatcgatttGGGACTTACAcgaaattgtgtttattttgttCTCAATTTCAACAGGTTCCTATACAATAATAcgatatacacacacatatatatatatatataggtttatgcGTATATACATTCGAACAATGCGTATTGAATACATTACGATATTACGGTAGCTACTGATGACTGGTACCTTCTGTGTCAACTGTGAACCATTAATAATTAGAAACTGACACGTCGTCATTAATCatgatatatcataatacatatagtagTGCGTATATCACAGTGCTGAACTGTATAGTTAGTAGTTATGTACATAAAGGATAATGAAAACGATTAACTATTACGAGTCAGATAGGTATGATATATGTAATTTACCTATGTATAAGCTATAGTAAAGTTATGTTAACGGTAACAACTAAGCTATAAGCTATGAATTATCAAGTCGTAAGTTAatagttaacaaataataatatatttaaatgttaaagtaAATGTGGAGAAAAGCTAagtcaattcatttttttttttaatgttctgcGCTTGAGTCACACgcacatatattaatatcataatagtgATTGTGAAactgcattttattttaaaaataggggactaaatattttgtcaaaaatgcatcctatattcttattgttaattgtttatttgtattttaaatcatcGTGTATACCTACAGAgcgattaaataaaagtaaaaaaaaaaaatagaaaattatttaggtttaaCTACAATGCGATATGCGTATAAGaagaaacatacatttttaaatggtttttaacttgatttaaacatatttatttcaaaccAATTGAAATAAGCTTAGttgttaaaattgattttttaattagttctgTAGTTGTGTTATTaagatgattaaaaaattaaatacctaggtaatataagctagttaataattattacagacTTAAAAGCCCACTGTGCACACCTTTTCCATTTAAGGTTgagctatattttattttatttagtcttTAGCCTTTAGGCAACTAGGTGTATGTTAATCGAttgataatcaataataaaattaatattaatatacctattatcacGCCGATTTTGCACTGACATACACGGCAGGTGTTTTTATCGTTTGGAAATCAGGTTAAGCATTCAAATGtatcgaaaaaatatatataatttgaataaataataatacgctttCAAGCGTATGACGTCGATTAGTCTTCTGCAGGTCACGCGTAGCTGTAGTTGTTCTGTAAGCTGTCATTGTATCGTAATTACGCGTAAAAATCAATAGGCAATAATGTtcgatacctacctatataataactggtacctatagtatatataatatatataatatttatatatatatattgataatatgcgataacttataaactttttttttggttctatgaaaatatatttacctaaatatttttaaactctggaattttttaattgtgtctTATTGATATTTCATCGAATGATAAACCCAACGAGGCCTTATAAATCGGCCATAATTTAGTCAATCTCAATAAGTAAGTACActcggtataatatattatatgtactagtGTACGATTGTCTGCGCAcgtgtttgatatattatattaatctaatagtaagtaatataataataatatgataataattattaataaaatatagtcgtTGTACTTCAATAATGGACCTTGGACCGGACGTttcgtattatgttatattcctacttatattatacatataccaaaATTATGTGATATCGTATtgttatatacgatatacctatagcTATATTGGTCGTGTACTTGTGTAGTAGGTATTTACTACCCGGTTAATCTATAGTGTATTCACACGTCTGATATAATGTCGGCATTAGATTAAAATCGTTAGCAGCCGTAAACTAAATTTATCCCGGTTAAAACCGACGTCGTCGGCACGGGAAACGGGTGTAACTAATGTGCAATTTAATGTCGTGCCGTCAGTTCCACGCTCAGTACCTATTGAGTATTGACTATTGCCTACCTTTTATACTCGTTACTCGAACGACGCTTGGtggttttcaataattttaataaacagtgGTACATCGCTATTTACCTATAGGAACGACTTTattcgatattaaaatataattacattagtGATCCTTGCTTTTTTTTTACCTCTCAACTCTCAACATGGTTAGAACCAAGCAATCAATGAGCTATAAgggtaagtaaaattatattaacaataaaggggcgtgcataatatatttaaacattccaCTTATAGTGtaacagaataattatttattatttaaaaataataattataataattgtaaatttatattatagtatctactcaatatggtaaataatataaataaagcacggtaaacaattaatatttcttgttattttatttagttatgacTTATTGACTTCTCGCTAGAATGTGCTTAAATGTGCAGTACAGGTACCTACAGcgtctatattataaaacaatcgaACTTAAAAGTAGTGTTTACTGGTTACGTATAACCGTTTTGAAATGGCATAGAATTGGCCTATGTGTTATAATGactaaacaaaaatgaaaatatttttgtattttattattatacattaaccgTTGGTCCGTAGTTggcgtaaaaacaaaaatgtgtgttaatattttacagtctTACATTAGGTAGTGTTATGCTTATGCGTATCCGATTATTTGTGCATTGTCTAGGCATTTTAAAGTCATTTTTATAGTCGTTTGATAAGTCTTTTTCTATAGAATCGTCGATAAAACATTTTGTCGTGGAAAATATGTAAActgattaaaatacaattaagtatGGATAACTCAATTTTGGCATATAGTTGAACTAAAGTTTAAggctaatttaaaaactattcagaATTCCCAAAAGCTCatgttaaattttctattttagtaagttatacttatatatcaGTCGTTACAttgatgtacctatacaatatgtacctattgatatatgtatacgtttagccgttaatattatttttattatttgccgTAGTTGCCTttcaattgataatatttaggtaatacGAATTAATACTTATCTAATATTGTGCGATAACGAGTAAAATACGACTTTCAATATGATCTTAAAATATCCAGAATACTGCAGTTGGATTTCTCACCGTTCTTCCTAAGCTTTTGATGTAGGTACTAgattggttattacttattaatcatcaatattatacatacctactacacaatattatttaattaccttaaaataattcaactcataaaatatttacataaattagccATATGGCCATTCTTAAGAAActgctttataaaataaatacattttttttcgagttaagataggtactaaaaaaaCAGGCAAGTCGTTTTGCAAATACAAAATAGAAGGTTTTGAGAGTACCTCGTCATTGAGTTTTGAGTAGATCATCTAGTAGGTCCATtgtaatagatgtgttaaatttgaattactccataattattatcgtatcaTTAAGTCAGGAAAATGATTTTGAGCTGAGATTGACACGCTAGTctctatttctaaggatattttaaaatttattaattatttaggacatatgttatatattattatattacttacttatacaaaacacgatattatagtgaactattttttaaatattgtatgtgttttataataaataaaataattatacctgaAGGTtaggttataaatatattatatacatttgtgaGATTAGAATACCTGAATACCTAACCCAGGACCtgattaaaagaaatataaaggCACTGTGCAATATTTACTTCTGTTTAACtacaaaagaaaaatttaataataaaaattaaaaatagaatgtaGTAGCTAGTAATGATAAAGAGTTAAATTTTCTTTATGTTAAAAAAGTGTTGCtagtttaatatgtttaatgacaGAAAAAGGACGTTCGCTAGGTACTATATTTCGTACTTGTCCCAGacgagtatttttattttttgatataaagtAGGAAGAGTGGCAAAGAGTACTAATAATTTTTGGGCTCTACGTATTGCGCAcgtaaattagtataatatagaatgaTGTGAATAGGGTCGtggtataaatttttttaaatttttctaaatattttgaaattatattagataatatataaaatattaatttaaataatgacagCAAAAAGTGTCAATatcgattaatataaataaatataggtgtatattaatatattaattttatattaatgtattatatattaacaatataaaactaaaaatcgttaaaagaaaaaaatctagttttctataaatatccaattttgctattattagaatttattcaaataactataaaaaatataatgagtatgtattttggttattttataaaaaatgtaagaaaaacttatgaagaactacgtattatatttttaaattaccagttaaaattaaaaatgatgtgcatttttaaccaaaaaataataaaaaaagtttgttgatttgatcaaaatttgaacttgtaTAATACTCATACAAAATTGTTTGTCAATGTATTTTTGTAGGTACAACTTTTCAGGAAttttgcattatatttatattctaaattaaaattttaaactttcaaaatatcttaaatataccCTCAGGCCACCCTcctaatataagtaaatattttgaaaatttcattgtgtttataaaatgataatttaaactatttaattatttttattgtttttccaatttaagtattaatctTTCGGTAAGTTGAGTTAACTTTAGATCATAGcctatacataattttgttcTGCAGTGTTTTCATTGGGttcatatatttctatttttaaatatggaaaatatttatacaaattattgaatgataatgttaatgaaaataatttaaaaaatgttaatcatatttaatcaaattataatatatatatagtgtctatgatgaatttattatctgcatacatataaaaataatttttttaagtataagatAGAAAAACAGAACGAGCGTGAagtttatattacatttgtaattaaaaatatagctaaAGAAATTCATGATAATTCCTATTATAatagcgtatattataatttataattattcagacACACTATAATGTCTACATTGTAGAAATTAAATACACTGTACACggagattttataaaattcctaACTTTCTACTTGGTCCACCGTACCATCATAATATGAATACGCAATGCGTTTGGAAAAATCgaatacatcattttaaaatatgctttcGATACGAAATTATTTACTAACTATAAAAACGGGGTGCATTGGAATGGAAAATCATTTTTCTGCATCATATTTCTCAGATCTCGTTTATACACGGATtcgactattatttttttctcaaatgcGGTGCAGttacaatataaatgtttgtGATTTTGAAAGTCAATTTGTTGCTTTATTTGCAATATGGCGTCTggttaaaactgaaaataaaacgtAAGCATTGAATGCGTTTTTcgccgatataataataaaaaaaaaattatattttactgagaaaataataatatcccaGCCAttacataacaatttttatgaatggcgtaaaattataatgatgatatattgtgaaattaaatttttttatattttaagcaacctggattattgtattttaaatcgtataaacTCTATTGATTTTATGTGCCGCAATGCCTCTCGACCTCTAGTTGAAAATTTTCCAAGTATAAATCTTGTTTAAGTTTTCAAGCTTTCTGCCCtagcataaaaattattgttaacatttatagaaaaaaaatcgaacatAGCTTGAATAGCTTAAAataagtctaaatattttgaaaattttattgtgtttagaagattataatttaattattaatggaaaGTATCAAGTTTcaatggaaatatatttttaattacaataaaaacatttgaggagaaattgtttttatgtgtGTGCGAATAACTAATGCCGtgtaaatttaaacttcaaaattactCATAGACAATGAgtatgtatgttatttatacatttttaaaatgacgTGTATCGAGTTCTATGAAAATCtttttcacaatttatttttaaattatttctataccaaatatttaataaaaaataaaattaaaatcttttaaaaattatttgtgtcaaatattttgataaaattattcacaaaatatttttaaattatttgaaaaccaAGCATTactgtgaaaataaaattaaaatgtttaaaagcgATGCAtttctataaactataatgagAAAGTATTGTTTACCTAATCTGTAATCATAAAATACGTTAGctattcaaaaaatgaatagcTGTtctggaaaataatatttaaaaaaaagattttaacgATTACCTGAACTCCATTTAAATACACACCACCTGTATTTaggcactatatatatattatatgcacgtgtatactgtataatgtacatggtatgcatattgcatattgtatatttataatatattattaatgattatcataatattaattattaagtagggTTTTTTGGAATTAAGtgcaatacctatataaatatatatgttagattattaattttgcCGGACGCCAGTAACAtcatatcgtaatattataaatagatagatagtagatactaaatatttaaattttataattaatacaataatatatacatattatatgtatacatatatataactcTATTGACtcagatatattattttctcttaTTATAGTTCCATAACTTCCATAATGGCTCgcgactttataatatatagctccATACAGgcacgtattaaaaaaaatttcagggGGAGGGGGGTTTAcctatgttgtattataatactaagttTTCATATTATGCacgtttcttaaaatttacGAAACAAAGTCAAACtatgtatttaattgtaatgttGTTTACAAAACAAATGTTATATCTCACATAAAACaattcacccccccccccccaaaaaaaaatacccaaaATTTAAGAAGTTCCAAACCTTgcctataactaatatatagtaatatttatatgtagtatatattttatttcatttatagtaAATGGTAAATGATCGCACTATAGACCAAATCACATAATGTCAAATTTTAGTGATcgttttgtgaaatattttagtattttacagttTGAAAAagccaattttaatttatgaaatggaCATCTTTTTACAAAAAGATCGATTTCATTAAATGGATAATATGtcacgtatattaaaaaaaaatatatatataaatttgattaaattttgaaaatatacgaCTAGACAGTAGACAGAATTATTgtggtttaaaatataactaaaagatttaaaatataatagtcggGATTTTTCCCTGAATATATTATCCGCCTTACTTTGTATTgctaccataatataatatcatattacttttttatttctcaaatttttatctgattttttctTTGTTTCCGTGTGTTTTATCACCTACAGTTTCCGTCGGAAGAATACCTAAAATAGCTGCGTGTAAAGCGTCGGTGGCCGGTGGCTGCAGCGGTTCGTCATCGTCTGGTCATAAATTGCCGTCATCTCCGTCCACTTCCAAAAGTAATCGCATTCTCACGTCTTTGacgtgttaatattattattattattattatataaagtactCGTATTTCGTACAATCTGTAAGTCGGTCGTATGACGGTCGATACCGAGGgtttttcttgttttattacaaattttattattattttatttgttttagacAAATACTCGGGTGGAAATCCAGTGCACCCCAGAGAGATCCCGGCTTGGCAGAAAGAGATCACGTGCTTTTTCCAGGTAAAAAACGACGAACAATCACAACTGCCGTCGGCCAACAACGTGGAGGAGGAggaggacgacgacgacgttgtAGAAATACGCCCGCAAGAAACGGCGCAGACGGGATCGTCGGAAATTTAGGACAGAACAATAAGTTTGTCTTTATACTTACGAATTTCCTATTGAAAACCGACTAGAAATTATGTCTAACAAGATTTTGTATATTACGCTTTGATAGTCTAAAGTGAGTTCTTATATACTcgcaaaaagtatttatttttcaaccgtattttttttaccatatgtcttatatttttttatgtatacaatattattatattcgcgtTTTTTACACCACCATacaatcatacatattatttccattatattttataagccaATGTGGTGTAATCCAATATGACGaaaaacaatactatttaaatttattttacaatattggataaacgaaaataaaatttatttattcaatatcaatataaGTACGTTAGTTCTGCAGCTGTTGtgtaccataaaatatttttttttaaagaactaaagataaatgtaattttagttttattgtttcCCGCGAGATTAAATTTTCagcgtttatattaatttaaagtcaatattattaattttaatatacaaaactacatattataatttataattaagtaactctgacatagtatattattttttatagacggttacttatatataagacctataacattttcaaacataatatattttatgctaaaatgttttttatatacgttttgCATCAGAgatttgatagatttaaattttcaattcgaAAATTATACGAATAACCATCGAGTAAAGGTTTTGTAGTAGGATCTTGGTGTAAATGGTATAATGTAGATccataattgattattattaattattttagtttaattctaATAGGTAACTACTGTTATGGTGCGATAggctgtacctatatattatgatattataatataatgctggAAAAAACAGCTAAACATTTTCtagcatttaaaattattaaacaatttaaataaaatgtaatatttattattatgttgaatgaaaaataatttgaattgtatacctatactctatatttccataggtacttattacttacaaattataatgttgtaatttCTACAGTtgaactgtataataaataataatatacaataattttatttttcattcaaaatgtTGGCGATATCATATCGGAAaccaatttttattgaatattgtaattttacatttttatatttttagtaggcGTATAATTACTATGAGTTATGCATTTTTAAGACAACATCACAAAGCAGTGATTACTTTTAACTCGTTTTTCGTGtgcataaataaacatttataataagtgtacttttcaatttttatttttatttttattttcatttctatTTCGGATTTTGAGTAGAgtaataaatgtaggtattagTTTTACTACGAAggctgttttttaattttttttcgtaccCAACTTCAACTTTGGAAGCTTTAAAATTGGACTTTTATAATGGGTTCTGGAAGAAAATTGGACATTttgaagattaaaaataaaaattagcaaTACCTtctcattaaaataatcaatgtaaccaaaataaaaattagggaAAGAATgagatttattttgttaaaccaGATTTGGACAAGaccaatttgatttttttttgtagtaattaataaattaaaaattatagagacttgaattttttaacaaatatttatatttatattttataaatatgatatttatatatatacttattatctaaaaaatgtctgcttttttgtactattaataaatatttaatttttttttttaatttttatatggtgATATTTTTGTTGAGATTAAAAAAGATCGatcatttaataaaagttatctttattattgcgatttattattattttgatataacttttaaatttcaatataaattttgaattttattaaaataatgtttttgattttgatattgCTTTaggtttttaagaatattttttatttaagccagataaacttttaataagggattgaaattaaaattttgatgacattgaatatataaatgtattataaatttataacgatttattcttaaacaattttattttgtttttattcaaaaaatattaatcttagaaatttaaaactttccattattattgaaattatcaaTGTTTTCACAatgtcatttataaaattatttagactaCTTTTAAAGTATTCaggttcattttaaatttaagatttttttagttttagttttaaacttttaaaacaagATTTATCATCAGTCGTACTTATTAATAGCAAttcaaaatatagaaaataaattggtaggtatactttttttttattcttttttactCATTTTAAGTTACAATTTTGACGAAATCAGGTATTTAAGCAGAAAAAAATGACTTAGTTATTTTCTTGTAATTCAAAAGATATTTGTAGGGATTTGAAGATTTTGCTACTgcgtaaatcattattttttatacataatgcaatgttaaaatatttttgattaatttaaacatattttgctatgcatatattatgtcttattCTATTCAAATTGGCTTATGTTACAACGTCTGTTTTgagttttgatttataatttattttattaatttaataagttaattacagttagtaatattttatcaaataattattaaactattttactatGATAGTgcttggtttttaataaaaattaatttaatagacgAGTACCTCACTACTTatagacaaattatattattaatattaatgtaaaaataaatatataatataatattcttataaatatataaaccgaTAGACGGTCTTTGCTCAGGAAGTCAGAATCTATtttcgtataaaaaaatgtatcattgcattcaaaatTGATACATCTGTTACAATAACttattggtatttttatatttatcatagagATTGAATACCTACTTCCCTGGGTTTTAATTAATCAAGTTGTTctcactatatattttttttgtaaagatgtTAAATACACGTGTTTCAAGGTTAACGGCGATATTTATATGGTAATAttaacgtatttactatttattttaataatacattcaatattttatttattttccggtaatacatttttttaagcttttccagaattttttatttttataaaattgtttttcagacaattttgtttttaatgtgtaAATACTAAGCgtagtatttataaatgtataacagtgTCTCACACAACAAACACACatacgtataacatattattatttataatatggtaataaaaaaaacaaaacagaaatacaataggtactgttctttttcaatgtttaatattctattaagcacactatacaaataataactacaatagtttgaaataaaaacaaatactaatCCTACTTATGGATTATGGAAATCACTGACTGTTGGTCAAGCCGAGAGATATTAAGTACGACACATATATAAGTGTTACATGGAAATGACTACGAAAAAAACTGCGTTTCGGTTCACCTTATGTGGACAACACTGCACTATTGCTCGGTGTAGGCCAACCGttatgcttaataataataatgataattataattataataataataataatgataataaacataatgataataatattaagaatgacattaattataaattataattattattattcattactataggtatatgCTAGTGTAATAAGTGTCTATAATATTtgactaacaataataataataataataataataataataatacataagctctaacaataataaaaccataacTACCAACACAAAACTAAtcacaaaaaaacataatatcttaGCGAATACAACGGTTACAGAGCCCGATAGACGATAGtagatagtataattatatattttataataaatgacttaattattattggtaatatgaagtgtttttttttcttttgcttacaaacaatatttgtagtagtataatatttttatcttaaaattaatagagtattttaaagaaaaaaaaatgaagagaCTAAAATTACGacgaagaataatattaaaaaactcacAAAAATTCCGAGTCTGATTTCTAGttattgtagattttttttttttaaaagtcaaaTGCTGGTGAAAAATCACACTCGCGctaaatacacacacaaacgCACACGCATACACAAAAACATGACACACAGtcgtaaaataaagtataataatcgttgatgaagtatataattatcgtacataattattatgctatGATATCGTGTtggtatagtttattaatattatatttataattattattgtatgacgCGTATATAGCTACAGCGTAtaactgtttaaaattatattgaaaatcgaAAAAAGATTTTCTTGTAAGACGacagttattatttacaattaaaaataaaaaaaaaaatttaaataataaccgcGAGCActcattgttttatttgtattttttattattacttccgAGTACTACGAAATCCACGATAaagaataatagtaattattttattttaattattatttataaatacttaaatattatacaaagggGGGCcgccacaatattatattataaatatagtcagttgaccaaaaaaaaaaaatggttttaatagcagttttcaataacatttttttcgatCAATCGACTCATT encodes the following:
- the LOC132927647 gene encoding PCNA-associated factor-like, which produces MVRTKQSMSYKVSVGRIPKIAACKASVAGGCSGSSSSGHKLPSSPSTSKNKYSGGNPVHPREIPAWQKEITCFFQVKNDEQSQLPSANNVEEEEDDDDVVEIRPQETAQTGSSEI